In Eleginops maclovinus isolate JMC-PN-2008 ecotype Puerto Natales chromosome 10, JC_Emac_rtc_rv5, whole genome shotgun sequence, the following proteins share a genomic window:
- the csnk1db gene encoding casein kinase I isoform X1, protein MELRVGNRYRLGRKIGSGSFGDIYLGTDISVGEEVAIKLECVKTKHPQLHIESKIYKMMQGGVGIPTIKWCGAEGDYNVMVMELLGPSLEDLFNFCSRKFSLKTVLLLADQMISRIEYIHSKNFIHRDVKPDNFLMGLGKKGNLVYIIDFGLAKKYRDARTHQHIPYRENKNLTGTARYASINTHLGIEQSRRDDLESLGYVLMYFNLGSLPWQGLKAATKRQKYERISEKKMSTPIEVLCKGYPSEFATYLNFCRSLRFDDKPDYSYLRQLFRNLFHRQGFSYDYVFDWNMLKFGANRAAEEAERERRDREDRLRHGRNPGARGVPAASGRPRAAQEGAPPTPLTPTSHTANTSPRQVSGMERERKVSMRLHRGAPVNVSSSDLTGRQETSRMSTSQMMSGVPNAGLHLLAPR, encoded by the exons ATGGAGCTGAGAGTAGGGAACCGATACAGACTGGGCAGGAAAATCGGAAGTGGATCTTTCGGGGACATCTATTTAG GCACAGATATTTCCGTGGGTGAAGAGGTGGCCATTAAGTTGGAATGCGTGAAGACCAAACACCCCCAGCTCCACATTGAGAGCAAGATCTACAAGATGATGCAAGGAGGAG TGGGCATTCCAACCATCAAGTGGTGTGGAGCAGAAGGCGACTACAACGTGATGGTGATGGAGCTGCTGGGGCCCAGTCTGGAGGATCTCTTCAACTTCTGCTCTCGCAAGTTCAGCCTGAAGACGGTCCTGCTGCTCGCTGATCAGATG ATCAGTCGTATTGAGTACATTCACTCCAAGAACTTCATCCACAGAGATGTGAAGCCCGATAACTTCCTGATGGGTCTGGGCAAAAAGGGCAACCTGGTCTACATCATCGACTTTGGCCTGGCTAAAAAGTACCGCGACGCCAGAACACACCAGCACATCCCCTACCGAGAGAACAAGAACCTGACTGGCACCGCCCGTTACGCCTCCATCAACACACATCTGGGGATCG AACAGTCGAGACGTGACGACCTGGAGTCTTTGGGCTATGTTCTCATGTATTTTAACCTCGGCTCTTTGCCCTGGCAAGGCCTCAAGGCTGCTACCAAGAGGCAGAAGTACGAGCGGATCAGTGAGAAGAAAATGTCCACCCCCATTGAGGTTCTTTGCAAGGGATACCCCT CTGAGTTTGCGACCTACCTGAACTTCTGTCGCTCCCTGCGCTTTGACGACAAGCCGGACTACTCGTACCTGCGGCAGCTCTTCAGGAACCTGTTCCACAGACAGGGCTTCTCTTACGACTATGTGTTCGACTGGAACATGCTCAAGTTT GGAGCTAACCGTGCAGCTgaggaagcagagagggagaggcggGACCGGGAGGACAGGCTGAGGCACGGCAGGAACCCAGGGGCCAGAGGAGTCCCTGCTGCATCAGGACGGCCCCGAGCAGCCCAAGAGGGAGCCCCACCCACCCCGTTAACACCCACCTCACACACAG CCAACACGTCCCCTCGACAAGTATCCGGTATGGAGCGTGAGCGAAAGGTCAGCATGCGACTGCACCGCGGCGCCCCTGTCAACGTGTCCTCCTCAGACCTGACAGGACGGCAGGAGACGTCCCGCATGTCCACCTCACAG atgATGTCCGGTGTACCGAACGCTGGTCTCCATCTTCTAGCTCCTCGATGA
- the csnk1db gene encoding casein kinase I isoform X2 — protein MELRVGNRYRLGRKIGSGSFGDIYLGTDISVGEEVAIKLECVKTKHPQLHIESKIYKMMQGGVGIPTIKWCGAEGDYNVMVMELLGPSLEDLFNFCSRKFSLKTVLLLADQMISRIEYIHSKNFIHRDVKPDNFLMGLGKKGNLVYIIDFGLAKKYRDARTHQHIPYRENKNLTGTARYASINTHLGIEQSRRDDLESLGYVLMYFNLGSLPWQGLKAATKRQKYERISEKKMSTPIEVLCKGYPSEFATYLNFCRSLRFDDKPDYSYLRQLFRNLFHRQGFSYDYVFDWNMLKFGANRAAEEAERERRDREDRLRHGRNPGARGVPAASGRPRAAQEGAPPTPLTPTSHTANTSPRQVSGMERERKVSMRLHRGAPVNVSSSDLTGRQETSRMSTSQYSLRASRQVDARHVLV, from the exons ATGGAGCTGAGAGTAGGGAACCGATACAGACTGGGCAGGAAAATCGGAAGTGGATCTTTCGGGGACATCTATTTAG GCACAGATATTTCCGTGGGTGAAGAGGTGGCCATTAAGTTGGAATGCGTGAAGACCAAACACCCCCAGCTCCACATTGAGAGCAAGATCTACAAGATGATGCAAGGAGGAG TGGGCATTCCAACCATCAAGTGGTGTGGAGCAGAAGGCGACTACAACGTGATGGTGATGGAGCTGCTGGGGCCCAGTCTGGAGGATCTCTTCAACTTCTGCTCTCGCAAGTTCAGCCTGAAGACGGTCCTGCTGCTCGCTGATCAGATG ATCAGTCGTATTGAGTACATTCACTCCAAGAACTTCATCCACAGAGATGTGAAGCCCGATAACTTCCTGATGGGTCTGGGCAAAAAGGGCAACCTGGTCTACATCATCGACTTTGGCCTGGCTAAAAAGTACCGCGACGCCAGAACACACCAGCACATCCCCTACCGAGAGAACAAGAACCTGACTGGCACCGCCCGTTACGCCTCCATCAACACACATCTGGGGATCG AACAGTCGAGACGTGACGACCTGGAGTCTTTGGGCTATGTTCTCATGTATTTTAACCTCGGCTCTTTGCCCTGGCAAGGCCTCAAGGCTGCTACCAAGAGGCAGAAGTACGAGCGGATCAGTGAGAAGAAAATGTCCACCCCCATTGAGGTTCTTTGCAAGGGATACCCCT CTGAGTTTGCGACCTACCTGAACTTCTGTCGCTCCCTGCGCTTTGACGACAAGCCGGACTACTCGTACCTGCGGCAGCTCTTCAGGAACCTGTTCCACAGACAGGGCTTCTCTTACGACTATGTGTTCGACTGGAACATGCTCAAGTTT GGAGCTAACCGTGCAGCTgaggaagcagagagggagaggcggGACCGGGAGGACAGGCTGAGGCACGGCAGGAACCCAGGGGCCAGAGGAGTCCCTGCTGCATCAGGACGGCCCCGAGCAGCCCAAGAGGGAGCCCCACCCACCCCGTTAACACCCACCTCACACACAG CCAACACGTCCCCTCGACAAGTATCCGGTATGGAGCGTGAGCGAAAGGTCAGCATGCGACTGCACCGCGGCGCCCCTGTCAACGTGTCCTCCTCAGACCTGACAGGACGGCAGGAGACGTCCCGCATGTCCACCTCACAG TATTCCCTACGAGCATCACGCCAAGTAGACGCTCGCCACGTCCTTGTGTGA
- the csnk1db gene encoding casein kinase I isoform X3, with protein MELRVGNRYRLGRKIGSGSFGDIYLGTDISVGEEVAIKLECVKTKHPQLHIESKIYKMMQGGVGIPTIKWCGAEGDYNVMVMELLGPSLEDLFNFCSRKFSLKTVLLLADQMISRIEYIHSKNFIHRDVKPDNFLMGLGKKGNLVYIIDFGLAKKYRDARTHQHIPYRENKNLTGTARYASINTHLGIEQSRRDDLESLGYVLMYFNLGSLPWQGLKAATKRQKYERISEKKMSTPIEVLCKGYPSEFATYLNFCRSLRFDDKPDYSYLRQLFRNLFHRQGFSYDYVFDWNMLKFGANRAAEEAERERRDREDRLRHGRNPGARGVPAASGRPRAAQEGAPPTPLTPTSHTANTSPRQVSGMERERKVSMRLHRGAPVNVSSSDLTGRQETSRMSTSQNSIPYEHHAK; from the exons ATGGAGCTGAGAGTAGGGAACCGATACAGACTGGGCAGGAAAATCGGAAGTGGATCTTTCGGGGACATCTATTTAG GCACAGATATTTCCGTGGGTGAAGAGGTGGCCATTAAGTTGGAATGCGTGAAGACCAAACACCCCCAGCTCCACATTGAGAGCAAGATCTACAAGATGATGCAAGGAGGAG TGGGCATTCCAACCATCAAGTGGTGTGGAGCAGAAGGCGACTACAACGTGATGGTGATGGAGCTGCTGGGGCCCAGTCTGGAGGATCTCTTCAACTTCTGCTCTCGCAAGTTCAGCCTGAAGACGGTCCTGCTGCTCGCTGATCAGATG ATCAGTCGTATTGAGTACATTCACTCCAAGAACTTCATCCACAGAGATGTGAAGCCCGATAACTTCCTGATGGGTCTGGGCAAAAAGGGCAACCTGGTCTACATCATCGACTTTGGCCTGGCTAAAAAGTACCGCGACGCCAGAACACACCAGCACATCCCCTACCGAGAGAACAAGAACCTGACTGGCACCGCCCGTTACGCCTCCATCAACACACATCTGGGGATCG AACAGTCGAGACGTGACGACCTGGAGTCTTTGGGCTATGTTCTCATGTATTTTAACCTCGGCTCTTTGCCCTGGCAAGGCCTCAAGGCTGCTACCAAGAGGCAGAAGTACGAGCGGATCAGTGAGAAGAAAATGTCCACCCCCATTGAGGTTCTTTGCAAGGGATACCCCT CTGAGTTTGCGACCTACCTGAACTTCTGTCGCTCCCTGCGCTTTGACGACAAGCCGGACTACTCGTACCTGCGGCAGCTCTTCAGGAACCTGTTCCACAGACAGGGCTTCTCTTACGACTATGTGTTCGACTGGAACATGCTCAAGTTT GGAGCTAACCGTGCAGCTgaggaagcagagagggagaggcggGACCGGGAGGACAGGCTGAGGCACGGCAGGAACCCAGGGGCCAGAGGAGTCCCTGCTGCATCAGGACGGCCCCGAGCAGCCCAAGAGGGAGCCCCACCCACCCCGTTAACACCCACCTCACACACAG CCAACACGTCCCCTCGACAAGTATCCGGTATGGAGCGTGAGCGAAAGGTCAGCATGCGACTGCACCGCGGCGCCCCTGTCAACGTGTCCTCCTCAGACCTGACAGGACGGCAGGAGACGTCCCGCATGTCCACCTCACAG AATAGTATTCCCTACGAGCATCACGCCAAGTAG